A window of the Diabrotica undecimpunctata isolate CICGRU chromosome 1, icDiaUnde3, whole genome shotgun sequence genome harbors these coding sequences:
- the Maf1 gene encoding repressor of RNA polymerase III transcription MAF1 homolog has protein sequence MKLLESTRFEAINNALCIQTGDSKIIGRIESYSCKMAGTDKALYKRFNAEGVNPSDLQALSPPQGVSPGHSQYSRSVSGDEEGPLCDTISRKTLFYLIATLNSAFPDYDFMNVKSHEFSKEPSRQWVTNAIDTNLAATVGEHYRLLGPSMWAAIDDEISLENCDIYSYEPDLICDPFGEDGCLWSFNYFFYNKKLKRIVFFTCRAINPRYTVDSGFGSDFIMDEDESY, from the exons ATGAAGTTGCTCGAGAGTACAAGATTTGAAGCCATCAACAATGCCCTATGTATACAAACAGGCGACAGTAAAATCATTGGTCGTATCGAAAGTTATTCATGCAAAATGGCAGGTACAGACAAAGCCCTATATAAGAGATTCAATGCTGAAGGTGTCAATCCCAGTGATCTACAAGCACTTTCACCACCACAAGGAGTCTCCCCAGGCCATTCCCAATACAGCAGAAGTGTTTCCGGGGATGAAGAAGGCCCTTTATGCGATACTATTAGCCGCAAAACACTGTTTTACCTAATAGCAACACTAAACTCAGCATTTCCAGACTATGACTTCATGAATGTTAAG AGTCACGAATTCAGCAAAGAACCTTCAAGACAATGGGTGACCAACGCCATCGATACGAACCTAGCCGCGACAGTCGGAGAACACTACCGTCTGCTAGGACCATCCATGTGGGCGGCGATCGATGACGAGATCTCTTTGGagaattgtgatatttattcATACGAGCCAGACCTCATATGCGACCCTTTCGGCGAAGATGGCTGTTTATGGAGCTTTAATTACTTCTTCTACAATAAGAAACTGAAGAGAATTGTGTTTTTCACCTGCAGAGCCATCAA CCCAAGATACACTGTTGATTCTGGTTTTGGAAGCGATTTCATCATGGACGAAGATGAATCCTACTAA